A genome region from Musa acuminata AAA Group cultivar baxijiao chromosome BXJ3-5, Cavendish_Baxijiao_AAA, whole genome shotgun sequence includes the following:
- the LOC135638864 gene encoding uncharacterized protein LOC135638864, with protein MAPARLNGGDRPKEEGASICINDALTDDELRAVFAWLEKEDERDLFGLVCKRWLRLQSSERRRLRARAGPAMLRRMTDRFPGLLELDLSQSASRSFYPGVTDSDLAVIAAGFRNLRVLDLQNCKGVTDVGMISLGNDLPSLQSLDVSQCRKITDKGLVAVALGCSSLKRLHVAGSKSVTDELLIALSRSCSCLEDLGLAGCNNITDTGLSALADGCRYINSLDISKCTKIGDIGVSRIAEVASSSLKILKLLDCFRVGDESIFSLAHFCHNLETLVIGGCRDVTDESIKALSLACCDSLRSLRMDWCLNITDSSLNSVLSNCRHLAALDIGCCDKLTDLAFQSVGMGGFESQLKVLKMSNCMKITVSGVGSMLKFCKSLEYVDLRSCPHITRLGCQQAGLQFPECCKTNYDGSLSENETIVDVFF; from the exons ATGGCCCCGGCGAGGTTGAATGGCGGGGATCGGCCGAAGGAGGAGGGGGCAAGTATCTGCATCAATGACGCCCTTACCGACGACGAGCTTCGGGCTGTGTTCGCGTGGCTGGAGAAGGAAGATGAGAGGGACCTGTTCGGGCTCGTCTGTAAGCGCTGGCTCCGCCTTCAGAGTTCGGAGCGCCGCCGCCTCCGGGCCCGGGCCGGCCCCGCCATGCTCCGCCGGATGACCGACCGGTTTCCGGGTCTCCTTGAGCTTGACCTCTCTCAATCCGCCTCGAGGTCGTTCTACCCTGGAGTTACCGACTCAGATCTTGCTGTCATTGCCGCTGGATTTCGGAATTTACGTGTCCTCGATCTCCAGAACTGTAAAG GTGTCACTGATGTTGGGATGATTTCTCTGGGAAATGACCTTCCATCCCTCCAGTCCCTAGATGTTTCCCAGTGTAGAAAAATTACGGACAAAGGATTGGTGGCTGTTGCTTTGGGTTGTTCCTCTTTGAAAAGGTTGCATGTAGCTGGATCAAAATCTGTAACAGATGAGTTACTAATAGCACTGTCTAGGAGCTGCTCATGCCTAGAAGATCTAGGATTGGCAGGATGCAACAACATAACAGACACTGGGCTCTCAGCTCTTGCTGATGGTTGTCGATATATTAACTCTTTAGATATTAGTAAATGCACCAAAATTGGTGATATTGGAGTCTCAAGAATTGCTGAGGTTGCGTCATCATCGTTGAAGATTCTCAAGTTGTTGGACTGTTTCAGAGTTGGTGATGAATCCATATTTTCCTTGGCCCACTTCTGCCATAACCTTGAAACTCTTGTAATTGGTGGATGCCGCGATGTTACAGATGAATCTATAAAGGCCCTGTCGCTTGCTTGTTGCGACAGCCTAAGGAGCTTAAGGATGGACTGGTGTTTAAACATTACAGACTCATCCTTGAACTCTGTGCTGTCAAACTGTAGACATCTTGCAGCTCTCGACATAGGTTGCTGTGACAAACTAACCGATTTGGCTTTCCAGTCAGTTGGAATGGGAGGATTTGAGTCGCAACTGAAGGTTTTAAAGATGAGTAACTGCATGAAGATCACAGTTTCTGGCGTAGGCTCCATGTTGAAATTCTGCAAATCCCTGGAGTACGTTGACCTGCGATCATGCCCTCATATTACAAGGTTGGGTTGTCAGCAGGCTGGATTGCAGTTTCCTGAATGCTGTAAAACAAACTATGATGGCAGCTTATCCGAaaatgaaactattgttgatgtCTTCTTTTAA
- the LOC135638399 gene encoding kunitz trypsin inhibitor 5-like, which produces MEPLVLLPIFLYALSAEATIFASVRDTDRRSLRPGHEYYVLPLIRGHGGGLSLAARSNDTCPLAVAQESSEVSDGLPLTFSPVTPKDKYVKMSTDLNVWFAAETICVQSTVWRLGDAEATGRRYVVTGGLKGDPGLATVSNWFKIERYGESDYKLVHCPSVCRFCKVVCGDVGVFVEGGKRWLGLSDEPFPVMFKNAHPVKL; this is translated from the coding sequence ATGGAGCCGCTCGTCCTGCTTCCCATCTTCCTCTACGCGCTCTCCGCGGAGGCAACGATATTTGCCTCCGTGCGCGACACGGACAGGCGGAGCCTCCGCCCGGGACACGAGTACTACGTGCTGCCCCTCATCCGCGGCCACGGAGGCGGGCTCTCGCTCGCCGCCCGCAGCAACGACACCTGCCCGCTCGCGGTGGCCCAGGAGAGCTCGGAGGTGAGCGACGGCCTCCCGCTCACCTTCTCGCCGGTGACCCCTAAGGACAAGTACGTGAAGATGTCGACGGACCTCAACGTATGGTTCGCCGCCGAGACCATCTGCGTGCAGTCGACCGTGTGGAGGCTGGGGGACGCCGAGGCTACCGGACGGCGATACGTGGTCACCGGCGGCCTCAAGGGGGATCCGGGGCTGGCAACGGTGAGCAACTGGTTCAAGATCGAGAGGTACGGGGAGAGCGACTATAAGCTCGTCCATTGCCCGAGCGTGTGCAGGTTCTGCAAGGTGGTGTGCGGGGACGTGGGCGTGTTTGTGGAGGGTGGGAAGAGGTGGTTGGGGCTCAGCGATGAGCCTTTCCCCGTCATGTTCAAGAATGCACACCCCGTCAAGCTCTAA
- the LOC135638400 gene encoding protein RADIALIS-like 6, with protein MDAGKQGSSSFWTREAIREYEVALVSYIEAHRIRVPWEKVAAYLPGRTVAEVKEHYDELVESICRTHPYALSLPYCHLPEDSAAGCSDGNMGSVVEPTRDQGEITSTAESNPGQGNDTGGDSVITDEHHPSEDDEQGQEAWSKAP; from the exons ATGGATGCTGGGAAGCAGGGCAGCAGTTCATTTTGGACTCGGGAGGCGATCAGGGAATATGAAGTGGCCTTGGTTTCATATATTGAGGCCCATCGCATTCGCGTTCCTTGGGAAAAAGTTGCAGCATATCTGCCTGGAAGAACTGTGGCCGAAGTCAAAGAGCACTATGACGAACTAGTGGAAAGCATCTGCAGGACTCATCCTTATGCACTGTCTCTTCCCTACTGTCATCTACCTGAGGATTCTGCTGCTGGTTGTAGTGATGGCAACATGGGAAGTGTGGTTGAACCAACGAGAGACCAAGGAGAGATCACGAGCACCGCAGAGAGCAACCCTGGACAGGGGAACGACACAG GTGGCGATTCTGTGATCACAGACGAGCATCATCCGTCAGAAGACGATGAACAGGGACAGGAGGCGTGGTCGAAGGCTCCATGA
- the LOC135638198 gene encoding protein RADIALIS-like 6 produces the protein MDAGKQGSSSFWSWEENKKFEVAIVAYTENHHIPIPWDKIAADLPGRTVAEIKAHYDELLEDICRIELYAQSLPDCDVPEQSAAGCSVANTGSVNEPRRDQEEIKSAAEGNPGQGNDTGDDSCTEILHPSEDDEQGQEKEIKDPSP, from the exons ATGGATGCTGGGAAGCAGGGCAGCAGTTCATTTTGGAGttgggaggagaataagaaattTGAAGTGGCCATCGTTGCATATACTGAGAACCATCACATTCCCATTCCTTGGGATAAAATTGCAGCAGATCTGCCTGGAAGAACCGTGGCCGAAATCAAAGCCCACTATGACGAACTATTGGAAGACATCTGCAGGATTGAACTTTATGCACAGTCTCTTCCCGACTGTGATGTACCTGAGCAATCTGCTGCTGGTTGTAGTGTTGCCAACACAGGAAGTGTGAATGAACCAAGGAGAGACCAAGAAGAGATCAAGAGCGCCGCAGAGGGCAACCCTGGACAGGGGAACGACACAG GTGACGACTCATGCACGGAAATACTTCATCCGTCAGAAGACGATGAACAAGGGCAGGAGAAGGAGATCAAGGATCCTTCTCCTTGA